In Pseudomonas rhizosphaerae, one DNA window encodes the following:
- the ahcY gene encoding adenosylhomocysteinase: protein MSAVLTPAGFSDFKVADISLAAWGRRETIIAESEMPALMGLRRKYAGQLPLQGAKILGCIHMTIQTAVLIETLVALGAEVRWSSCNIFSTQDQAAAAIAAAGIPVFAWKGETEEEYEWCIEQTILKDGQPWDANMILDDGGDLTEILHKKYPAMLDKIHGVTEETTTGVHRLLDMLAKGELKIPAINVNDSVTKSKNDNKYGCRHSLNDAIKRGTDHLLSGKQALVIGYGDVGKGSAQSLRQEGMIVKISEVDPICAMQACMDGFELVSPFIDGINDGTEASIDKALLGKIDLIVTTTGNVNVCDANMLKALKKRAVVCNIGHFDNEIDTAFMRKNWAWEEVKPQVHKIHRTGAGSFDAQNDDYLILLAEGRLVNLGNATGHPSRIMDGSFANQVLAQIFLFEQKYADLDANGKAARLTVEVLPKKLDEEVALEMVRGFGGVVTQLTQQQADYIGVTVEGPFKPEAYRY from the coding sequence ATGAGCGCTGTACTTACGCCTGCTGGTTTTTCCGATTTCAAAGTCGCCGACATCTCCCTGGCTGCCTGGGGCCGTCGCGAAACCATCATTGCCGAATCGGAAATGCCCGCGCTGATGGGCCTGCGCCGCAAATACGCCGGCCAGTTGCCGCTTCAGGGTGCCAAGATCCTGGGCTGCATCCACATGACCATCCAGACTGCCGTGCTGATCGAAACCCTGGTCGCCCTAGGTGCCGAAGTTCGCTGGTCCTCGTGCAACATCTTCTCCACCCAGGATCAGGCCGCCGCTGCCATTGCCGCCGCCGGTATCCCGGTGTTCGCCTGGAAAGGTGAAACCGAAGAAGAATACGAGTGGTGCATCGAGCAGACCATCCTTAAGGATGGCCAGCCATGGGATGCCAACATGATCCTGGACGACGGCGGCGACCTGACCGAAATCCTGCACAAGAAATACCCGGCCATGCTGGACAAGATCCACGGCGTGACCGAAGAAACCACCACCGGCGTGCACCGCCTGCTGGACATGCTGGCCAAGGGCGAGCTGAAGATCCCGGCCATCAACGTCAACGACTCGGTGACCAAGAGCAAGAACGACAACAAGTACGGCTGCCGTCACAGCCTCAACGACGCCATCAAGCGCGGCACCGACCACCTGTTGTCGGGCAAGCAGGCGCTGGTGATCGGCTACGGTGACGTGGGCAAGGGTTCGGCTCAATCGCTGCGTCAGGAAGGCATGATCGTCAAGATCTCCGAAGTCGACCCGATCTGCGCGATGCAGGCCTGCATGGACGGCTTCGAGCTGGTCTCGCCGTTCATCGACGGCATCAACGACGGCACCGAAGCAAGCATCGACAAGGCACTGCTGGGCAAGATCGACCTGATCGTCACCACCACCGGTAACGTCAACGTCTGCGATGCCAACATGCTCAAGGCGCTGAAGAAGCGTGCCGTGGTCTGCAACATCGGCCACTTCGACAACGAAATCGACACCGCTTTCATGCGCAAGAACTGGGCATGGGAAGAAGTGAAGCCACAGGTCCACAAGATCCACCGCACCGGTGCCGGCAGCTTCGATGCGCAGAACGACGACTACCTGATCCTGCTGGCCGAAGGCCGTCTGGTGAACCTGGGCAACGCCACCGGTCACCCGAGCCGCATCATGGACGGCTCGTTCGCCAACCAGGTGCTGGCGCAGATCTTCCTGTTCGAGCAGAAGTACGCCGACCTGGACGCCAATGGCAAGGCCGCCCGCCTGACCGTTGAAGTGCTGCCGAAGAAACTCGACGAAGAAGTGGCCCTGGAAATGGTCCGCGGCTTCGGCGGCGTGGTCACTCAACTGACCCAGCAGCAGGCCGACTACATCGGCGTGACCGTCGAAGGTCCGTTCAAGCCAGAAGCCTACCGTTACTAA